Proteins encoded together in one Bos indicus isolate NIAB-ARS_2022 breed Sahiwal x Tharparkar chromosome 3, NIAB-ARS_B.indTharparkar_mat_pri_1.0, whole genome shotgun sequence window:
- the RNF220 gene encoding E3 ubiquitin-protein ligase RNF220 isoform X4: MPRARSGRRSRGAGGREETFLRVRANRQTRLNARIGKMKRRKQDEGQVCPLCSRPLAGSEQEMSRHVEHCLSKREGSCMAEDDAADIEHENSNRFEEYEWCGQKRIRATTLLEGGFRGSGFVMCSGKENPDSDADLDVDGDDTLEYGKPQYTEADVIPCTGEEPGEAKEREALRGAVLNGGPPSTRITPEFSKWASDEMPSTSNGESSKQEAMQKTCKNSDIEKITEDSAVTTFEALKARVRELERQLSRGDRYKCLICMDSYSMPLTSIQCWHVHCEECWLRTLGAKKLCPQCNTITAPGDLRRIYL, translated from the exons ATGCCGAGGGCCCGGAGCGGCCGGCGGAGCAGGGGGGCCGGCGGGAGGGAGGAA ACCTTCTTGCGAGTGCGAGCCAACCGGCAGACCCGACTGAATG CTCGGATTGGGAAAATGAAACGGAGGAAGCAAGATGAAGGGCAGGTATGTCCCCTGTGCAGCCGCCCCCTGGCAGGATCGGAGCAGGAGATGAGTAGGCATGTGGAGCATTGCCTTTCTAAG AGGGAAGGCTCCTGCATGGCTGAGGACGATGCCGCGGACATCGAGCATGAGAACAGCAACCGCTTTGAGGAGTATGAGTGGTGCGGGCAGAAGCGGATACGGGCCACCACTCTCCTGGAAGGTGGTTTCCGAG GCTCTGGCTTCGTCATGTGCAGCGGCAAGGAGAATCCGGACAGTGACGCTGACTTGGATGTGGATGGGGATGACACTCTGGAATATGGGAAGCCACA ATACACGGAGGCCGATGTCATCCCCTGCACAGGCGAGGAGCCTGgcgaagccaaggagagagaggcACTGCGGGGTGCAGTCCTAAA tggtggcCCTCCTAGCACACGCATCACACCTGAGTTCTCTAAATGGGCCAGTGATG AGATGCCATCTACCAGCAACGGCGAGAGCAGCAAACAGGAGGCCATGCAGAAGACCTGCAAGAACAGCGACATTGAGAA AATCACCGAAGATTCAGCTGTGACTACGTTTGAGGCCCTGAAAGCTCGGGTCAGGGAACTTGAACGGCAGCTATCTCGTGGGGACCGTTACAAATGCCTCATCTGCATG GACTCATACTCGATGCCCCTGACATCCATCCAGTGTTGGCATGTGCACTGTGAGGAGTGCTGGCTACGGACCCTG GGCGCCAAGAAGCTCTGCCCCCAGTGCAACACCATCACAGCGCCTGGAGACCTGCGGAGAATCTACTTGTGA